From Chryseobacterium sp. H1D6B, a single genomic window includes:
- a CDS encoding CoA transferase subunit B: MLTKEQIAKRISRELKDRYYVNLGIGIPTLVANYVPEGVSVEFQSENGVLGMGPFPFEGEEDADIINAGKQTITILPGGSFFDSAFSFGMIRGQKVDLTILGAMEVSENGDIANWKIPGKMVKGMGGAMDLVASAENIIVAMMHVNKAGESKILKKCTLPLTGVNCVKRVVTELAVLDVTPNGFKLVERAPGVSVEHIIQSTEADLIIEGEIPEMQF; the protein is encoded by the coding sequence ATGCTCACAAAAGAACAAATTGCTAAAAGGATTTCAAGAGAACTGAAAGACCGTTACTATGTAAACCTCGGAATAGGGATTCCCACTTTGGTGGCGAACTACGTTCCAGAGGGTGTTTCCGTAGAATTTCAGAGTGAAAATGGAGTTCTTGGGATGGGCCCTTTCCCTTTTGAAGGAGAAGAAGATGCCGATATTATTAATGCCGGAAAACAGACAATCACGATACTGCCGGGAGGTTCATTTTTTGATTCTGCTTTTAGTTTTGGGATGATCAGAGGCCAAAAAGTAGATTTGACCATCCTTGGAGCCATGGAAGTTTCTGAAAATGGAGATATTGCCAACTGGAAAATTCCAGGGAAAATGGTAAAAGGAATGGGCGGAGCAATGGATCTTGTGGCTTCTGCAGAAAATATTATCGTTGCGATGATGCATGTAAATAAAGCAGGCGAAAGTAAAATATTGAAGAAATGTACACTGCCTTTAACAGGAGTAAACTGTGTAAAAAGAGTAGTAACAGAACTTGCTGTTTTAGATGTGACGCCAAACGGTTTCAAACTGGTGGAAAGAGCACCGGGAGTTTCCGTAGAACACATCATACAGTCTACAGAAGCAGACCTGATCATTGAAGGTGAGATTCCTGAAATGCAGTTTTAA
- a CDS encoding ABC transporter ATP-binding protein has translation MKILLRYLKPYQWLIALSLLLATINQVFSLFAPAITGNILDQLVTHPNFFDKEKLLPRNLDQYLYGHGIFHGVFYFLGLLIGTAMVSRIAKAFQDYVVSVITQKFGAKIFTDGLQHSMALPYQEFEDQRSGETLSILTKVREDSVKFITSFINIFFGIIVSIIFVSVYAIRLHWSIMPVYICGIFLIAFITNLLSKRIKGIQKNIVSETTALAGSTTESLRNIEIVKSLGLTNQEVIRLNNNTYKILGLELRKVKSIRSLSFIQGTMVNFLQQMITMTLLFLIFKNIVTPGQYLSLMFYGFFIFGPMQEIGNIIISYREAEASLYNFDHLMKKEVEEKPLHPKQIGAIEELEFKNVSFKHQSAQYKALSNISFDVKNGETIAFVGPSGSGKSTLVKLLVGLYRPQEGNILYNTIDGKEFDFDELRNQIGFVTQDTQLFAGTIKENLLFVNPKATEVELEIALQKSSCTALLERAEKGIETVIGEGGLKLSGGEKQRIAIARALLRKPHLLIFDEATSALDSITEEEITSTIKNISDEKEQITVLIAHRLSTIMHADQIYVLERGKVIETGSHDNLIAEKGLYYAMWRQQIGERKMLISPEEQS, from the coding sequence ATGAAAATACTTTTAAGATACCTTAAGCCTTACCAATGGTTAATCGCTCTTTCTTTGCTACTGGCAACCATTAATCAGGTTTTTTCTTTATTTGCACCAGCAATCACGGGTAATATCCTGGATCAATTGGTTACCCACCCTAATTTTTTTGATAAGGAAAAACTCTTACCTAGAAATCTGGACCAATATTTATACGGACACGGAATTTTCCACGGTGTATTTTATTTTTTAGGACTGCTTATCGGGACAGCGATGGTAAGCCGGATTGCCAAAGCCTTTCAGGATTATGTAGTAAGTGTTATTACCCAAAAGTTTGGTGCAAAAATATTTACAGACGGCCTGCAGCACTCAATGGCACTGCCTTACCAGGAATTTGAGGATCAGAGAAGCGGTGAAACCTTGTCGATTTTAACGAAAGTAAGAGAAGATTCGGTAAAGTTTATCACCAGCTTTATTAATATTTTCTTCGGGATTATAGTAAGTATTATTTTCGTTTCTGTGTATGCGATCCGCTTACATTGGTCGATCATGCCGGTCTACATCTGCGGTATCTTTCTAATTGCATTTATCACTAATTTATTGAGCAAAAGAATAAAAGGTATCCAGAAAAATATTGTTTCAGAAACAACGGCTTTAGCTGGAAGTACCACAGAAAGCTTAAGAAATATAGAAATTGTTAAAAGTTTAGGGCTGACCAATCAGGAAGTCATCCGTTTAAATAATAATACTTATAAGATTCTCGGACTTGAACTTAGAAAGGTTAAAAGCATCCGCTCTTTAAGTTTTATTCAAGGTACGATGGTTAATTTTCTGCAGCAGATGATTACCATGACCCTGCTGTTCTTAATTTTTAAAAATATTGTGACTCCCGGGCAGTATTTATCTTTAATGTTTTACGGTTTCTTTATTTTCGGACCGATGCAGGAAATCGGAAACATCATCATTTCTTACCGTGAAGCTGAAGCTTCTCTTTACAACTTTGATCATTTAATGAAAAAAGAAGTAGAGGAAAAACCGCTTCATCCAAAACAAATCGGTGCTATTGAAGAATTAGAGTTTAAAAACGTCTCTTTCAAACACCAGTCAGCCCAATATAAAGCCTTAAGTAATATCTCTTTTGATGTTAAAAATGGAGAGACTATTGCTTTTGTGGGACCCAGCGGTTCAGGTAAAAGTACACTGGTGAAATTGCTGGTTGGACTTTACAGACCTCAAGAAGGAAATATTTTATACAATACCATTGATGGAAAAGAATTTGATTTTGATGAACTGAGAAATCAAATTGGTTTTGTAACGCAGGATACCCAGCTTTTTGCAGGAACAATCAAGGAAAATCTTCTTTTTGTAAATCCTAAAGCCACAGAAGTCGAACTAGAAATTGCTTTGCAGAAATCGAGCTGTACGGCATTGTTAGAAAGAGCAGAAAAAGGTATAGAAACTGTCATTGGTGAAGGCGGACTGAAACTAAGCGGCGGGGAAAAACAAAGAATTGCTATCGCGCGAGCACTTTTAAGGAAGCCTCACTTATTAATTTTTGATGAAGCCACTTCAGCTTTGGACAGTATTACTGAAGAAGAAATAACATCCACCATAAAAAATATTTCAGACGAAAAGGAACAGATTACCGTTCTCATTGCCCACCGTTTGAGCACCATCATGCATGCAGACCAAATTTATGTACTTGAACGTGGAAAAGTGATAGAAACGGGA
- a CDS encoding copper homeostasis protein CutC gives MSKIEIACFNPESAFTAFENGADRIELCDGLHEGGTTPDFETTKQVREKINIPIFVMIRPRGGDFNYSDAEFEQMKAELIELESLNIDGFVFGILDENNEINISRNKALVELAKPLPCTFHRAFDKAEGLENSLEKVIECGFKTILTSGQKPNVSEGQENLKKLVELSNGRIEILVGGGLRSTNIKEIREFTNAGYFHSSAITDSSGLASADEVLALKKK, from the coding sequence ATGTCAAAAATAGAAATAGCATGTTTCAATCCAGAATCAGCATTCACAGCTTTTGAAAATGGAGCGGATAGAATAGAATTATGTGATGGATTACATGAAGGAGGAACTACACCCGATTTTGAAACAACAAAACAAGTCCGTGAAAAGATAAACATTCCCATCTTTGTAATGATCCGTCCGCGTGGCGGAGATTTCAATTATTCTGATGCTGAATTTGAGCAGATGAAAGCCGAATTAATTGAACTGGAATCTTTAAACATTGATGGTTTTGTCTTCGGAATCCTTGATGAAAACAATGAGATCAATATATCCCGAAATAAAGCTTTAGTTGAATTAGCAAAACCACTTCCCTGTACGTTCCACAGAGCATTTGACAAGGCTGAAGGCTTAGAAAATTCACTAGAAAAAGTAATTGAGTGCGGTTTTAAAACCATTCTTACTTCGGGGCAGAAACCCAATGTTTCTGAAGGACAAGAAAATTTGAAAAAATTGGTTGAACTTTCCAACGGGAGAATAGAAATTTTAGTCGGAGGCGGACTGCGTTCAACTAATATTAAAGAAATCAGAGAATTTACAAATGCCGGTTACTTTCATTCCTCAGCAATTACGGATAGCAGCGGATTGGCCAGTGCTGATGAGGTTCTTGCTTTGAAGAAAAAATAA
- a CDS encoding N(4)-(beta-N-acetylglucosaminyl)-L-asparaginase → MNSRRKFIKNTALASSALLLNPLELIAKELPENNKIVNKPIVLSTWNFGLKANEEAWTILGKNGRALDAVEKGVRLVELDPTERSVGYGGRPDRDGRVTLDACIMDENYNIGSVACIENIKNPISVARAVMEKTPHVMLVGDGAFQFAVSQGFKKENLLTPESEKEWKDWLKTSQYKPIVNIENHDTIGMIALDSQGNLSGACTTSGMAFKMHGRVGDSPIIGAGLFVDNEVGAATATGHGEEVIRTVGTHLVVELMRQGRNPQQACKEAVERIVKITQKRNKNLKDIQVGFIALNKKGEYGSYCIQDGFNFAVQDQKGNRLETPEFALK, encoded by the coding sequence ATGAACTCAAGAAGAAAATTCATAAAAAATACAGCATTAGCATCTTCTGCATTACTGCTTAATCCATTAGAATTAATCGCTAAAGAACTGCCGGAAAATAATAAAATTGTAAACAAGCCTATCGTCCTTTCAACCTGGAATTTTGGACTGAAAGCTAACGAAGAAGCCTGGACGATTCTTGGTAAAAACGGCAGAGCTTTAGATGCTGTGGAAAAAGGGGTCAGGCTGGTAGAGCTGGATCCTACGGAAAGAAGCGTAGGCTACGGTGGACGCCCGGACAGAGATGGAAGAGTGACGTTAGACGCCTGCATTATGGATGAAAATTATAATATAGGTTCCGTTGCCTGCATTGAAAACATTAAAAATCCAATTTCTGTTGCAAGAGCTGTAATGGAAAAAACACCTCACGTTATGTTAGTCGGAGACGGTGCTTTTCAGTTTGCAGTATCTCAAGGGTTTAAAAAGGAGAATCTTTTAACCCCGGAGTCAGAAAAAGAATGGAAAGACTGGCTGAAAACGAGTCAGTATAAACCGATTGTAAATATTGAAAATCATGACACGATCGGTATGATTGCTCTGGATTCGCAGGGAAATCTTTCCGGAGCATGCACCACCAGCGGAATGGCTTTTAAAATGCACGGAAGAGTAGGAGATTCACCGATTATTGGTGCCGGATTATTCGTTGATAATGAAGTAGGAGCTGCTACAGCAACAGGGCATGGTGAAGAAGTGATCAGAACAGTAGGAACCCACCTTGTAGTTGAATTAATGAGGCAGGGAAGAAATCCGCAGCAGGCCTGCAAAGAAGCTGTTGAGAGAATTGTGAAAATTACCCAGAAAAGAAATAAAAATTTAAAAGATATCCAGGTTGGTTTCATAGCGCTGAATAAAAAAGGAGAGTACGGATCTTACTGTATTCAGGACGGGTTTAATTTTGCGGTTCAGGATCAGAAAGGAAACCGTCTTGAAACTCCTGAATTTGCTTTGAAATAA
- a CDS encoding DUF4197 domain-containing protein, which produces MRKTIFLAAGLLFSTASQAQLLDMIKSTVKDKTGVDLNNPGKAKSSTTTAPASTIQSSPKSSVNLNSLTSSQISSGLKEALSLGVTEGVKKLGVTDGFYKNEAVKILMPEKLRKIDTTLRSIGLGSLADQGVKLLNRAAEDAVTEAAPIFASAITSMSITDAKNILLGSNNAATNYLQTKTQSQLFTAFEPKVQASLGKVGADTVWKSLITKYNTFTGQSVTTDINEYVTTETINGVFKMVADKESGIRNNSVMRTTSILQKVFGAQDKK; this is translated from the coding sequence ATGAGAAAAACTATTTTTCTAGCAGCTGGATTATTATTTTCAACTGCGTCTCAGGCACAGCTTTTAGATATGATAAAATCTACTGTCAAAGATAAAACTGGTGTCGATCTTAATAACCCGGGAAAAGCAAAAAGTTCTACAACTACTGCTCCGGCCTCCACTATACAATCATCTCCTAAATCCTCAGTAAATCTCAACAGTCTTACTTCTTCACAAATTTCATCCGGATTAAAGGAAGCCTTAAGCCTTGGAGTAACAGAAGGAGTAAAGAAATTAGGCGTAACTGACGGTTTTTATAAAAATGAAGCTGTAAAAATTTTAATGCCTGAAAAGCTAAGAAAGATTGATACAACGCTCCGATCCATAGGTTTAGGAAGTTTAGCTGATCAAGGAGTAAAATTACTGAACAGAGCTGCTGAAGATGCAGTAACCGAAGCCGCTCCTATTTTTGCCAGTGCCATTACATCAATGAGTATCACAGATGCCAAAAATATTTTACTCGGGTCTAATAATGCCGCAACCAATTATCTGCAGACCAAAACCCAGAGCCAGCTTTTTACAGCTTTTGAGCCGAAAGTACAGGCTTCATTGGGAAAAGTAGGTGCTGATACGGTTTGGAAAAGTTTAATTACAAAATACAATACGTTTACAGGACAGTCTGTAACTACTGATATTAATGAGTATGTAACTACAGAAACTATCAACGGCGTTTTTAAAATGGTTGCTGACAAGGAAAGCGGCATCAGAAATAATTCTGTGATGAGAACGACAAGTATTCTGCAGAAGGTTTTTGGGGCTCAGGACAAAAAGTAA
- a CDS encoding family 20 glycosylhydrolase: MKLNLIPYPQKIEIDKGEFMIPDILMLDKSLPKSETEYLKKQLSSNLKFQDVSKGKAQLVYLPLTKSNDGKQNEEFYSIEITSKQIQIKSYTQQGYFLALQTLIQLFQEHQKDKKIPCLKIEDQPKFAWRGMHLDVCRHFFTVEEVKQYIDYLAMYKLNTFHWHLTDDQGWRIEIKKYPKLTEIGSKRKESMIGAYVDNTFDGKPYGPYFYTQEQIKEVVKYAGQRHITVVPEIEMPGHALAALSAYPELACTKGPFEAATKWGVFDDVFCPKEEIFTFLENVLDEVIQLFPSQYIHIGGDECPKTRWKECASCQELIKKNNLKDEHGLQSYFIHRIEKYVNSKGRKIIGWDEILEGGLAPNAAVMSWTGVNGGIEAAKSKHFAVMTPGSYCYFDHYQGDPQTEPNAFGGFTPLDKVYSYNPIPAELNEEQSKYILGVQANLWTEYITDFKQVQYMIFPRLMALSEVGWGTSDPKNYKEFENRVISQFKVLDKMGVNYAKSIYNISNKVIPNNNGVSYELSTSQNPEGIRYTLDGSDPDINASKYTGAIPIPKSLTIKSAYFEDGHLKSAVSSQQFIISRTTGKNIILEQQPSENYSFGGAFTLVDGIIGNQKQLGKTWLGFQGKDVAAVIDFGQKTAFSEVYFNTLENKGSWIHFAKSAQIFVSDDNKNFKLIKEINNNDILNANGKIRLKVGNQNSKYIKVKIENAGIIPAGNPGADSKAWLFVDEIGAD, translated from the coding sequence ATGAAACTGAATTTGATACCGTATCCTCAAAAAATAGAAATAGATAAAGGAGAATTTATGATTCCGGATATTCTCATGCTGGATAAAAGCCTGCCAAAAAGTGAAACAGAATATCTTAAAAAACAATTGAGTTCAAACTTGAAATTTCAAGACGTTTCAAAAGGAAAAGCTCAATTGGTTTATCTGCCGCTTACAAAGTCAAATGACGGAAAGCAGAATGAGGAATTTTATTCTATTGAAATCACCTCGAAGCAGATTCAGATAAAATCATACACTCAACAAGGATATTTTTTAGCACTTCAGACATTAATACAGCTGTTTCAAGAACATCAAAAGGATAAAAAAATTCCTTGTCTGAAAATTGAAGACCAGCCGAAATTTGCATGGCGTGGAATGCATCTGGATGTCTGCCGTCATTTTTTCACAGTAGAAGAGGTAAAACAATACATAGATTATCTGGCAATGTATAAATTAAATACATTCCATTGGCATTTAACAGACGATCAGGGATGGAGAATTGAGATCAAAAAATATCCAAAACTTACAGAAATAGGTTCAAAGAGAAAAGAATCAATGATCGGAGCTTATGTTGATAATACATTTGACGGAAAACCTTATGGACCTTATTTCTACACGCAGGAACAGATCAAAGAAGTAGTTAAATATGCCGGACAGCGCCATATCACCGTTGTTCCGGAAATAGAAATGCCAGGTCATGCATTGGCTGCGCTTTCGGCTTATCCAGAACTGGCCTGTACCAAAGGGCCTTTTGAGGCAGCTACAAAATGGGGTGTTTTTGATGATGTATTCTGCCCGAAAGAAGAAATTTTTACGTTTTTAGAAAATGTTTTAGATGAGGTGATCCAGCTTTTCCCGTCTCAGTATATTCACATCGGCGGTGATGAATGCCCGAAAACAAGGTGGAAAGAATGTGCTTCGTGTCAGGAATTAATTAAGAAAAATAATCTTAAAGATGAGCACGGACTGCAGAGTTATTTTATTCACAGGATAGAAAAATATGTAAACTCAAAAGGAAGAAAAATAATCGGTTGGGACGAAATTTTAGAAGGCGGATTAGCACCCAATGCAGCAGTAATGAGCTGGACAGGCGTAAACGGCGGTATTGAAGCTGCTAAATCCAAACATTTTGCTGTAATGACACCCGGTTCGTACTGCTATTTTGACCATTATCAAGGAGATCCGCAGACAGAACCCAATGCTTTTGGCGGATTTACCCCTTTAGATAAAGTATATTCTTATAACCCGATTCCTGCTGAATTAAATGAAGAACAGTCAAAATATATCTTAGGAGTTCAGGCCAACTTGTGGACAGAATATATTACTGATTTTAAACAGGTACAGTATATGATTTTCCCAAGATTAATGGCGCTTTCTGAAGTGGGCTGGGGGACATCTGATCCTAAAAACTATAAAGAATTTGAGAACAGAGTGATCAGTCAGTTTAAAGTCCTGGATAAAATGGGAGTGAATTACGCAAAAAGTATTTATAATATTTCAAATAAAGTGATCCCTAATAATAACGGCGTTTCTTACGAACTTTCTACTTCGCAGAACCCAGAAGGAATAAGATATACTTTAGACGGAAGTGACCCGGACATCAATGCTTCAAAATATACAGGAGCTATTCCAATTCCAAAGTCATTAACGATAAAATCAGCGTATTTTGAAGACGGACACCTAAAAAGTGCAGTTTCTTCCCAGCAGTTTATCATTTCAAGAACAACAGGGAAAAATATTATACTGGAACAGCAGCCGAGTGAAAATTATTCTTTCGGAGGTGCTTTTACATTAGTGGACGGAATTATAGGAAATCAAAAACAGCTTGGCAAAACCTGGCTTGGCTTCCAGGGGAAAGATGTAGCTGCCGTAATTGATTTTGGCCAGAAAACAGCCTTTTCAGAAGTTTATTTCAATACTTTAGAAAATAAAGGAAGCTGGATCCACTTTGCAAAATCAGCGCAGATCTTTGTTTCTGATGACAATAAAAATTTCAAACTGATCAAAGAAATCAACAACAATGATATCCTAAACGCAAATGGAAAAATAAGATTGAAGGTAGGAAACCAAAACTCAAAATATATCAAAGTGAAAATTGAAAACGCAGGAATTATTCCAGCAGGAAATCCCGGAGCAGATTCTAAAGCGTGGCTTTTTGTTGATGAAATTGGAGCAGACTAA